A genomic segment from Gavia stellata isolate bGavSte3 chromosome 6, bGavSte3.hap2, whole genome shotgun sequence encodes:
- the C1QL3 gene encoding complement C1q-like protein 3, with product MVLLLVILIPVLVSSAGTSAHYEMLGTCRMVCDPYGGTKAPSTAATPDRGLMQSLPTFIQGPKGEAGRPGKAGPRGPPGEPGPPGPVGPPGEKGEPGRQGLPGPPGAPGLNAAGAISAATYSTVPKIAFYAGLKRQHEGYEVLKFDDVVTNLGNHYDPTTGKFTCSIPGIYFFTYHVLMRGGDGTSMWADLCKNNQVRASAIAQDADQNYDYASNSVVLHLEPGDEVYIKLDGGKAHGGNNNKYSTFSGFIIYAD from the exons atggtgctgctgctggtcaTCCTCATCCCGGTGCTGGTGAGCTCGGCCGGCACCTCGGCGCACTACGAGATGCTGGGCACCTGCCGCATGGTCTGCGACCCCTACGGCGGCACCAAGGCGCCCAGCACGGCGGCCACGCCCGACCGCGGCCTCATGCAGTCCCTGCCCACCTTCATCCAGGGGCCCAAGGGGGAGGCCGGCCGGCCGGGCAAAGCggggccccgcggccccccgggGGAGCCAGGGCCGCCCGGCCCGGTGGGGCCGCCGGGTGAGAAGGGCGAGCCGGGGCGGCAGGGCCTgccgggcccccccggggcgCCGGGGCTGAACGCGGCGGGGGCCATCAGCGCCGCCACCTACAGCACCGTCCCCAAGATCGCCTTCTACGCGGGCCTCAAGCGGCAGCACGAGGGCTACGAAGTGCTCAAGTTCGACGACGTGGTCACCAACCTGGGCAACCACTACGACCCCACCACGGGCAAGTTCACCTGCTCCATCCCCGGCATCTACTTCTTCACCTACCATGTGCTCATGCGGGGCGGCGACGGCACCAGCATGTGGGCTGACCTCTGCAAGAACAACCAG GTTCGAGCTAGCGCGATTGCTCAGGATGCTGATCAGAACTACGACTATGCCAGTAACAGCGTGGTTCTTCATTTGGAGCCAGGAGACGAAGTTTACATTAAATTAGATGGAGGAAAAGCACATGGaggaaacaacaacaaatacaGCACATTTTCTGGATTTATTATTTATGCTGACTGA